The window GAGGAGCACGAAGCGGGGCGCCCAGTCGCGCAGCGTCACCGGGATCATGCGGCCTCCTCGTCCGCCAGGACGCGGTGCAGCCACCCCTCCAGCCCCCCCGCCGGAAGACTGCGCAGCTCCAGCTCCGCGCGGATCCTCCCCCCGGCGAGCACCGCCACCCGGTCCGCGGCGCGCTCCACCTCCCGGAGGTTGTGCGACACCACCAGGAGGGTTCGCTCCGGGTCCTCCGCCCGCCACGCCGTCAGGATGTCGCGGAGGCGCGCCACCCACACCGGGTCCAGCCCGTTCAGCGGCTCGTCCAGGAGGAGGAGCTTGCGCGGGCCCAGCAGCGCCTGCGCGATCGCGAGCTTCTGCAGGTTCCCCTTCGACAGCGCCCCCACCCGCCTCCCGGCGAGCCCCTCCAGTCCCAGCGCGTCCAGCACCCCGTCGATGCGCTCCCCCGCGGCCGGCACCTCCCCCAGCGCGGCGAAGGCGCCCAGCGCACCCCGCACCGTCCACCGCCGCGGGATGGCGACCGACTCCGGGACGTACCCGATCCCGTGCCGCTCCACGTACTCGCGCGCGGGGATTCCGCCGACGCCCACCTCGCCGGAGGTGGGGCGGAGGAAGCCCAGCAGCAGGCGGATCAGCGTGCTCTTCCCCGCCCCGTTGGGCCCGATGATCCCCAGCGCGGTGCCGGGGGGGACCTCCAGCGAGACCCCGTCCAGCGCCCGCACCCGCCCCGAGGCTGCGCGCCAGGGCGGGGCGGAGTACTCCTTCACGACGTCCTCGAGGCGGATCATGCGGGGACGGTAGACCGGGCGGCGCGGGGGCGCAAGGGTACGGATCCTGCGCCCGCGCCGGCCCATGAGCCAGACGATCCGCACCCCGGGACCGGAGCGACGCGTACACCCCCGCAAGGGGATGATCGACCGCCTGCGCAACCTGCTCTTCGGGCTGCTCCGCTGGATCGGACGGTACGTGAAGGGCTTCCACGCGGCGGTGGGGACCTTCCTGGCCATGGGGATGGTCGTGGCGCTCCTCCTCCTCTGGGGGTTCGCCGGGCTGGCGGAGTGGGTGGCGGAGGGGCGGACGCAGTCGTTCGACGACGCGGTGCTCCTCTGGCTCAACGAGCGCG of the Longimicrobiaceae bacterium genome contains:
- a CDS encoding ABC transporter ATP-binding protein — translated: MIRLEDVVKEYSAPPWRAASGRVRALDGVSLEVPPGTALGIIGPNGAGKSTLIRLLLGFLRPTSGEVGVGGIPAREYVERHGIGYVPESVAIPRRWTVRGALGAFAALGEVPAAGERIDGVLDALGLEGLAGRRVGALSKGNLQKLAIAQALLGPRKLLLLDEPLNGLDPVWVARLRDILTAWRAEDPERTLLVVSHNLREVERAADRVAVLAGGRIRAELELRSLPAGGLEGWLHRVLADEEAA